A stretch of Streptococcus chenjunshii DNA encodes these proteins:
- a CDS encoding chorismate mutase → MDLQCIRRQIDVIDKELTLLLEKRMALVRQVSEYKKEQQKAVADSARETAVLKSVSERVEDKEFEETIANIFADIMKHSRAYQTRKIEQ, encoded by the coding sequence ATGGATTTACAGTGTATTCGCAGACAAATTGACGTTATTGATAAAGAGCTGACTTTGCTTCTTGAAAAACGGATGGCATTAGTCAGGCAGGTTAGTGAGTATAAAAAAGAGCAGCAGAAGGCAGTTGCAGACAGCGCACGCGAAACGGCAGTTCTTAAAAGTGTGTCTGAGCGAGTAGAGGATAAAGAGTTTGAAGAGACTATTGCCAATATATTTGCTGATATTATGAAACATTCACGAGCTTACCAGACGCGTAAAATAGAGCAATGA
- a CDS encoding FtsW/RodA/SpoVE family cell cycle protein, producing the protein MARKRNSIDSRIDYSVVLPVFFLLLIGLAAVYIATLHDYPNNVMVVMTQQVVWMLCGCIIAFIVMLFSTELLWKITPYLYILGLFLMVLPLIFYSPTLVEATGSKNWVTVGSVTLFQPSEFMKISYILMLARSTIWFHQKYQELTFKQDLRLIGTYALITLPVMLFLALQKDLGTAMVFVAILAGMILIAGISWWLILPVILFIALCFLIFIIIFIIPNGKEFLFNMGMDTYQINRISAWLDPFSFSKTIAYQQTQSMVSIGIGGLFGRGFGNVALSVPVRESDMIFTVIAEDFGFIGSAVVLGLYLLLIYRMIRVTFASNNRFYVYISTGFIMMILFHILENIGAAIGLLPLTGIPLPFISQGGSALITNLIGVGLVLSMGYQNNLNIQKEITEKFLRSRR; encoded by the coding sequence ATGGCACGTAAAAGAAATTCCATAGACAGCCGTATTGACTACTCAGTTGTGTTACCCGTTTTTTTTCTCTTGCTTATCGGTTTAGCTGCAGTTTATATTGCAACGCTGCATGACTATCCTAATAATGTTATGGTGGTTATGACCCAGCAGGTAGTCTGGATGCTTTGTGGCTGCATTATTGCCTTTATTGTTATGCTTTTTAGCACGGAGCTGCTCTGGAAAATTACCCCTTATCTTTATATTTTAGGGCTGTTTTTGATGGTTCTACCCTTGATTTTCTATAGTCCGACCCTGGTGGAAGCAACGGGATCTAAGAATTGGGTGACTGTCGGTTCAGTCACATTATTCCAGCCATCAGAATTTATGAAAATATCCTATATCCTGATGCTGGCCCGTTCAACCATATGGTTTCATCAAAAGTATCAGGAATTAACCTTTAAACAGGATTTAAGGCTGATTGGTACCTATGCTTTGATTACTCTGCCGGTTATGCTTTTCTTAGCTTTGCAGAAAGACTTGGGGACAGCCATGGTCTTCGTTGCGATACTGGCAGGGATGATTTTAATTGCTGGCATCTCTTGGTGGCTGATTCTGCCGGTTATTCTCTTTATCGCCCTTTGTTTTCTTATTTTTATTATCATTTTTATCATTCCTAACGGCAAAGAGTTTCTTTTTAATATGGGGATGGATACTTATCAGATTAACCGTATATCTGCTTGGCTGGATCCGTTTAGTTTTTCAAAAACGATCGCCTATCAGCAAACGCAAAGCATGGTTTCGATTGGTATTGGCGGCTTGTTCGGACGGGGTTTTGGCAATGTTGCGCTATCGGTTCCGGTTCGTGAAAGCGATATGATTTTTACAGTCATTGCCGAGGATTTTGGCTTTATAGGAAGCGCTGTAGTTTTAGGCTTATATCTGCTTTTAATTTACCGCATGATTCGTGTAACATTTGCTTCAAATAATCGTTTTTATGTTTATATCTCAACCGGCTTTATTATGATGATTTTATTTCATATTCTTGAAAATATTGGAGCGGCTATCGGTCTCTTGCCGCTCACCGGTATTCCTCTGCCCTTTATTTCTCAGGGCGGGAGCGCTCTTATTACTAATCTTATCGGAGTAGGTCTGGTTCTGTCTATGGGCTATCAGAACAATTTAAATATCCAAAAAGAAATTACAGAAAAATTTCTGAGGAGCCGACGCTGA
- a CDS encoding InlB B-repeat-containing protein — protein MIKKIITIFFLMSAFAYGAFTVEAAEIEGHIAHYPNETARNFVTGIDGKGYGTQVSWVSSAYFDGVNVTVEDGSGQVIYSGLSGNSGKGAFKVPDLPVGTYTVTLSDDKVLPLPFSREQLENPNTPLVLQDKMTATVEITEDTELKRLYWIMVSKSKQVMSYSLHGEFPNGSQGVDQNGAAVSYRVWYKGGDWPSSFTSANNRQFISFPGVLVNDTLGMYAGYSTIPTLSAEEQAYGWTFQGWRVNGSDNIYTLEEIARLTITEDIQLEAVWTAPNHNVTFMTDIEKGDIAGQSSVNYKIEGNSSTVSDATANTLPEVSAKEGYTFLGWYIDNSTNLVNDSDILATNVQKDLVYYAKYKKNTPESKGEKGDTGEPGPKGDKGEKGDTGEPGSKGDKGEKGDTGEPGSKGDKGEKGDAGALESKETTPRTLGGATVNSGNSGNQVAKNILPNTGDNGVPVLSILGMISIITAISLFRIGKSKK, from the coding sequence ATGATTAAAAAAATAATAACGATCTTCTTTTTAATGAGTGCTTTTGCTTATGGGGCTTTCACAGTTGAAGCTGCAGAAATTGAAGGCCATATTGCACATTATCCCAATGAGACGGCTCGAAATTTTGTTACCGGAATTGATGGAAAAGGATACGGAACACAAGTATCATGGGTATCTTCAGCATATTTTGATGGTGTCAATGTAACAGTAGAAGATGGGTCAGGACAAGTGATTTATAGCGGTTTGTCAGGAAATAGTGGTAAGGGAGCATTCAAGGTCCCCGATCTTCCTGTCGGTACCTATACAGTAACTTTATCAGATGATAAAGTGCTTCCTCTCCCCTTTAGTAGAGAGCAATTGGAAAATCCGAATACTCCTCTTGTATTACAAGATAAAATGACAGCCACTGTTGAGATTACTGAAGATACAGAGCTGAAAAGATTGTACTGGATCATGGTCAGTAAATCAAAACAGGTCATGAGTTACTCTCTCCACGGAGAGTTTCCAAATGGTTCTCAAGGAGTTGATCAAAATGGAGCAGCTGTATCTTATCGTGTCTGGTATAAAGGAGGAGATTGGCCAAGTTCGTTTACAAGTGCGAACAACCGACAATTTATTTCATTCCCTGGGGTGCTAGTAAATGATACATTAGGGATGTATGCTGGCTATTCAACTATCCCAACTCTCTCTGCTGAAGAACAAGCTTATGGCTGGACTTTTCAAGGCTGGCGTGTCAATGGCAGTGACAACATTTACACATTAGAAGAGATTGCACGTCTCACTATTACTGAGGATATACAGTTAGAAGCAGTCTGGACCGCACCGAACCATAACGTTACTTTTATGACAGACATTGAAAAAGGGGATATTGCAGGACAATCAAGTGTGAATTATAAGATTGAAGGAAATAGTAGCACAGTTTCTGATGCTACAGCAAATACACTACCTGAGGTTAGTGCCAAAGAAGGCTATACTTTTTTAGGATGGTACATTGATAATTCGACTAATCTTGTTAATGATAGTGATATCTTAGCAACTAATGTTCAGAAGGATTTGGTTTACTACGCAAAATATAAGAAAAACACACCCGAATCCAAGGGGGAAAAAGGGGATACTGGTGAACCCGGACCCAAGGGAGATAAAGGTGAAAAGGGTGATACTGGTGAACCTGGATCAAAGGGAGATAAAGGTGAAAAGGGTGACACTGGTGAACCTGGATCAAAGGGAGATAAAGGTGAAAAGGGTGATGCTGGTGCGCTTGAATCCAAAGAGACTACACCTAGAACTCTGGGTGGTGCTACTGTTAATTCAGGAAATTCAGGAAATCAAGTTGCTAAAAATATATTACCGAATACAGGTGATAATGGGGTGCCAGTGCTTAGTATATTAGGAATGATATCTATCATCACTGCTATTTCTCTCTTTAGAATAGGTAAATCCAAGAAATAA
- a CDS encoding HAD-IA family hydrolase, translating to MDYHDYIWDLGGTLLDNYELSARAFGETLAMFGKRADHDEIYEKLKESTQAALAYFIPEAEDFLKYYRLNEAKRLEKPLCFKGAKEVLQKIVAEGGRNFLISHRDQQVFEILEKTGLAPYFTEVITSAHGFARKPDPQSMLYLKDKYQIRKGLVIGDRDIDIQAGRKAGFSTLLFDGKKSLLEIVT from the coding sequence ATGGATTATCATGATTATATTTGGGATTTAGGGGGCACGCTGCTAGATAATTATGAGCTGTCCGCCCGGGCTTTTGGAGAGACTTTGGCTATGTTTGGCAAAAGGGCCGATCATGATGAAATTTATGAAAAGCTGAAGGAGTCCACCCAAGCTGCTCTTGCTTATTTTATTCCGGAAGCAGAAGATTTTCTTAAGTATTACCGTTTAAATGAGGCAAAACGGCTGGAAAAGCCGCTTTGTTTTAAGGGTGCAAAAGAAGTACTGCAAAAGATTGTTGCTGAAGGGGGGCGCAATTTTTTGATATCTCACCGTGATCAGCAGGTTTTTGAGATTTTAGAAAAGACAGGGCTAGCTCCCTATTTTACAGAAGTTATCACTTCTGCACATGGCTTTGCCCGAAAGCCAGATCCGCAAAGCATGCTTTATTTGAAAGATAAATACCAGATCCGTAAAGGATTGGTTATCGGTGATCGTGATATTGACATACAGGCCGGACGAAAAGCGGGTTTTTCTACCTTGCTTTTTGACGGGAAGAAATCATTACTGGAGATAGTGACATAA
- the gyrB gene encoding DNA topoisomerase (ATP-hydrolyzing) subunit B, which yields MTEEKTNFEDLGQEYDASQIQVLEGLEAVRMRPGMYIGSTSKEGLHHLVWEIVDNSIDEALAGFANHIEVYIEPDNSITVVDDGRGIPVDIQEKTGRPAVETVFTVLHAGGKFGGGGYKVSGGLHGVGSSVVNALSEQLDVRVHKNGQIYFQEYHRGLVAADLAVIGETEQHGTTVHFTPDSEIFTETTEFDFEKLAKRIQELAFLNRGLKISIVDKRDGLEQEQEFCYEGGISSYVEFINENKETVFETPIYTEGELDGITVEVSMQYTSTYHETIMSFANNIHTHEGGTHEQGFRTALTRVINDYAKKNKLLKENEDNLTGEDVREGLTAVISVKHPNPQFEGQTKTKLGNSEVVKITNRLFSEAFNRFLLENPQTAKKIVEKGILASKARIAAKRAREVTRRKSGLEISNLPGKLADCSSNDASQNELFIVEGDSAGGSAKSGRNREYQAILPIRGKILNVEKASMDKILANEEIRSLFTAMGTGFGADFDVSKARYQKLVIMTDADVDGAHIRTLLLTLIYRFMRPVLEAGYVYIAQPPIYGVKVGSEIKEYIQPGSEQEEELQQALERHSTGRSKPTVQRYKGLGEMDDHQLWETTMDPNNRLMARVSVDDAAEADRIFDMLMGDRVDPRREFIEENAVYSTLDI from the coding sequence ATGACAGAAGAAAAGACGAATTTTGAAGATTTGGGACAGGAGTATGATGCCAGTCAGATCCAAGTTTTAGAGGGCTTAGAAGCAGTTCGTATGCGCCCTGGTATGTATATTGGTTCAACTTCCAAAGAAGGGCTTCACCATTTGGTCTGGGAAATTGTTGATAATTCAATCGATGAGGCTTTAGCCGGCTTCGCCAACCATATTGAAGTTTATATTGAACCGGATAATTCCATTACTGTCGTTGATGACGGACGCGGAATTCCTGTTGATATTCAGGAAAAAACAGGCCGTCCGGCAGTTGAGACAGTCTTTACAGTTCTTCATGCCGGCGGGAAATTTGGCGGCGGCGGCTACAAGGTATCCGGTGGTCTTCACGGGGTTGGTTCCTCTGTTGTTAATGCACTTTCAGAGCAGCTTGATGTGCGTGTCCACAAAAATGGGCAAATTTACTTTCAGGAATATCATCGGGGGCTTGTTGCAGCCGATTTAGCTGTTATTGGAGAAACGGAGCAGCATGGAACAACTGTTCATTTCACACCCGATTCTGAAATTTTTACAGAGACAACAGAATTTGATTTTGAGAAGTTAGCTAAGCGGATTCAGGAGCTGGCTTTTCTGAACCGCGGTTTGAAAATCTCTATTGTGGATAAACGGGATGGTTTGGAACAGGAACAGGAATTTTGCTACGAAGGCGGGATTTCAAGCTATGTTGAGTTTATCAATGAAAATAAAGAAACTGTTTTTGAAACCCCCATCTATACAGAAGGCGAACTGGATGGAATTACAGTAGAGGTATCCATGCAGTATACATCTACTTATCATGAAACGATCATGAGTTTTGCCAATAACATCCATACTCATGAAGGCGGGACCCATGAACAGGGATTCCGTACGGCTCTGACACGTGTTATCAATGACTATGCCAAAAAGAATAAACTGCTCAAGGAGAATGAGGACAATCTGACTGGTGAAGATGTTCGTGAAGGTTTAACAGCTGTTATTTCCGTTAAACATCCCAACCCTCAGTTTGAAGGCCAAACTAAGACAAAACTTGGCAACTCTGAAGTGGTTAAAATTACTAATCGGCTTTTCAGTGAAGCCTTTAACCGCTTCCTGCTGGAAAACCCGCAGACAGCTAAAAAAATCGTAGAAAAAGGGATACTGGCTTCTAAAGCACGGATCGCTGCTAAGCGTGCCCGTGAGGTGACACGCCGAAAATCAGGTTTGGAAATTTCAAATTTGCCTGGCAAATTAGCTGACTGTTCTTCCAATGACGCCAGCCAAAATGAGTTGTTTATTGTTGAGGGGGATTCAGCCGGAGGTTCCGCTAAATCGGGGCGCAACCGGGAGTATCAAGCTATTTTGCCTATTCGCGGCAAGATTTTAAACGTTGAGAAGGCCAGTATGGACAAAATTCTTGCCAATGAAGAAATCCGTAGCTTATTTACAGCTATGGGAACAGGTTTTGGCGCTGATTTTGATGTTTCAAAGGCCCGCTATCAAAAATTGGTTATTATGACTGATGCTGATGTAGACGGCGCCCACATTCGGACGTTATTGCTGACTCTGATTTACCGTTTCATGAGGCCGGTGCTGGAAGCCGGGTACGTTTATATTGCTCAGCCTCCTATTTACGGTGTGAAAGTCGGCAGTGAAATCAAAGAATATATTCAGCCCGGAAGTGAGCAGGAAGAAGAACTGCAGCAAGCTTTAGAACGTCACAGCACTGGCCGGTCGAAACCTACTGTTCAGCGCTATAAAGGGCTGGGAGAGATGGATGACCACCAGCTTTGGGAAACGACAATGGATCCTAATAATCGCTTGATGGCCCGTGTTTCTGTCGATGATGCTGCAGAAGCAGATAGGATTTTTGATATGCTGATGGGAGACCGTGTGGACCCTCGGCGTGAATTTATTGAAGAAAATGCGGTTTACAGTACGCTTGATATTTAA
- a CDS encoding CrcB family protein, translating into MKRKLLTVFLIFIFAFAAGIMRYLLSCWFPSDWGTVFANFFGTFVLAFFVKGVLAGGKKVAKTVLTALGVGLIGSLTTFASPVLAMLEGLRTGDKATFIFDLLLYFCGGIIVVLAGVYFAEKKKRT; encoded by the coding sequence ATGAAAAGAAAATTACTGACAGTTTTCCTCATCTTCATTTTTGCTTTTGCTGCCGGTATTATGCGCTACCTTTTGAGCTGCTGGTTTCCTTCTGATTGGGGAACGGTGTTTGCCAATTTTTTCGGGACCTTTGTACTGGCTTTTTTTGTCAAGGGAGTGCTCGCTGGAGGAAAAAAGGTAGCAAAAACAGTATTAACAGCTCTTGGCGTTGGTTTAATCGGCAGCTTGACAACCTTTGCCAGTCCGGTTTTGGCTATGCTTGAGGGGCTGCGGACCGGAGATAAGGCAACGTTTATTTTTGATCTTTTATTATATTTTTGCGGCGGTATTATTGTTGTACTGGCAGGTGTCTATTTTGCAGAGAAAAAGAAGAGGACATGA
- a CDS encoding TVP38/TMEM64 family protein has protein sequence MKKKHWQYNELRKWFLGLGLLLIVLYFFIFVLKHYQDFEAVLSSQKPLERFEAHLKARTPLNFVILILLTAVTAAIPFMSNAVFAIFNGLVFGPWLGFVMNVSANILGNFFLIRLMNKIDIIDKDTKLKKNLAKLDAFGNTKAALIAGYMLPILPTFVVDYSVLELKVSWRIWLSCIFIGVMPTSLLYAFGGDAILSGNIKRILLILLAMGTVYGLYRYFTRKKGN, from the coding sequence ATGAAGAAAAAACACTGGCAATATAATGAACTTAGAAAATGGTTTCTCGGATTGGGACTGCTCTTGATTGTCCTTTATTTTTTCATTTTTGTACTGAAGCATTATCAAGATTTTGAGGCCGTCTTGAGCAGCCAAAAGCCCTTAGAAAGGTTTGAAGCGCATCTGAAAGCCAGAACGCCTTTAAACTTTGTTATCCTTATCCTGCTGACTGCTGTTACAGCAGCCATTCCTTTTATGTCTAACGCTGTTTTTGCAATCTTTAATGGTCTTGTTTTTGGTCCTTGGCTGGGATTTGTTATGAATGTGAGCGCCAATATTTTGGGAAATTTTTTCCTGATTCGGCTGATGAATAAAATTGATATTATTGACAAGGATACGAAGTTGAAAAAAAATCTGGCTAAACTGGATGCATTCGGCAATACGAAAGCCGCACTGATTGCAGGTTATATGCTGCCAATTCTCCCAACTTTTGTCGTTGACTACAGTGTTTTAGAACTGAAGGTTTCTTGGCGGATTTGGCTGTCTTGTATTTTTATCGGAGTCATGCCAACCAGTCTTTTGTATGCTTTTGGAGGGGACGCTATTCTATCGGGGAATATCAAGCGTATTTTGCTTATTCTGTTGGCCATGGGGACAGTATACGGACTTTATCGCTATTTTACAAGGAAAAAAGGGAATTAA
- the rplS gene encoding 50S ribosomal protein L19: MNPLIQSVTEGQLRTDIPKFRAGDTVRVHAKVVEGNRERVQIFEGVVISRKGQGISEMYTVRKISSGIGVERTFPLHTPRVEKIEVTRRGRVRRAKLYYLRALQGKAARIKEIRK; this comes from the coding sequence ATGAATCCATTAATTCAAAGTGTTACTGAAGGTCAGCTTCGTACTGATATTCCCAAATTCCGTGCTGGTGATACTGTTCGTGTCCATGCTAAGGTTGTTGAGGGAAACCGTGAGCGTGTCCAAATTTTTGAAGGTGTTGTTATTTCCCGTAAAGGGCAAGGTATTTCAGAAATGTATACTGTTCGCAAAATTTCAAGCGGTATCGGTGTTGAACGTACTTTCCCCCTTCACACACCGCGTGTTGAAAAAATCGAAGTGACTCGTCGCGGGCGTGTTCGCCGGGCAAAACTGTACTACCTGCGTGCATTGCAAGGTAAAGCAGCGCGTATCAAGGAAATCCGTAAATAA
- a CDS encoding Spy0128 family protein, with the protein MKKKILSLLTPFLLIFGVTVFAETASAKELTNVITDVIIWDVANGKEATQTNGVYQLTQNNNYRYAVNFDLSAYDGNLSDGDTFTFTIPAPLTVTGTTFDLTDKTTGIAVGEANVVSNGAGSGGTATITLKNLADYLKEKGGTEIQGVSGTFYTQFKPEELTENTEITFLSTETKNTITHQIKVSPSGGSDYSDVIDKENFAKTGGILYGKNWTSEALEKSGQYVHGWTVRINTRQVAYDTIEVTDTVSEDYSPMQFIPETVTVTAGWYRSDFSLMDQEQLKLGTDYTIDWNESHTQFVLKINNASSFIKNGKPASFRIQYDTTAPADGTKVQNAVSVKGDDKDITATSTNTQLVYYNTGNSLVTTGGTIQLQTGYRITLYKVDSKTLDRLPNAQFKITPPAGATAAEEIVTTDQNGVAQSSVYSEEDVKLGAFTITEVTAPTGYVLDSTPIKVTVGSEGVIRTISNERKTTTADIAATKKLTGRDLKAEEFEFTLTNADTGEAVETVKNDADGNISFSKLTYDTAGVYNYTITEANAGQTIDRVTYDAEPIKVTVNVEADEQGDLSATVTYADNDTSFENIYIPETTTTTTTTTTTTTATTTTTAPTTTEPATTTTSATTSEASTTTEVTTTTEPTTTAAATTTSEVSTTTTDAATTTEKPVTTTTAEPVTTTVTEARTTVVTESTESTTTEASSSDPTSTTTTTTTSTSTADPATTTADGKPTPTTTANKPKKKLPSTGESTSAGAVILGFAFLSINVVSIYFRQSHKQ; encoded by the coding sequence ATGAAGAAAAAAATACTTAGTTTATTAACCCCATTCCTTCTGATATTTGGAGTAACAGTTTTTGCTGAAACTGCAAGCGCTAAGGAACTGACCAATGTTATTACAGATGTCATCATTTGGGATGTTGCAAATGGCAAAGAGGCCACTCAGACCAATGGGGTTTACCAGCTTACTCAAAATAATAACTACAGGTATGCTGTAAACTTTGATTTGAGTGCCTATGACGGAAATCTTAGTGATGGAGATACCTTTACTTTCACTATTCCTGCACCACTGACAGTGACAGGGACAACTTTTGATTTAACTGACAAGACAACCGGCATAGCGGTCGGCGAAGCAAATGTTGTCTCAAACGGGGCAGGGTCTGGCGGCACCGCAACTATTACCTTAAAAAATCTGGCTGATTACCTTAAAGAGAAAGGTGGAACAGAGATTCAAGGGGTATCCGGCACTTTTTATACTCAGTTTAAGCCGGAGGAACTGACGGAAAATACAGAAATCACCTTTTTATCAACTGAAACTAAAAACACCATCACTCATCAAATCAAAGTTTCCCCCAGCGGAGGCAGTGACTACTCTGACGTTATCGACAAAGAAAATTTTGCCAAAACCGGCGGGATTCTGTATGGTAAAAACTGGACATCCGAAGCTCTTGAAAAGAGTGGCCAGTATGTTCACGGCTGGACGGTACGGATTAATACGCGACAGGTAGCCTATGATACCATTGAAGTAACCGATACCGTTTCAGAAGACTATTCACCAATGCAGTTTATACCTGAGACAGTCACAGTGACGGCAGGCTGGTACCGTAGCGACTTTAGTCTCATGGATCAAGAACAATTAAAACTGGGAACTGACTATACCATTGACTGGAACGAATCGCACACTCAGTTTGTTCTGAAAATCAACAATGCTTCGTCATTTATCAAAAACGGGAAACCTGCCAGCTTCCGGATTCAGTATGATACGACCGCACCGGCTGATGGCACCAAAGTGCAGAACGCCGTTTCAGTGAAGGGCGATGACAAAGATATCACTGCTACCAGCACGAACACACAGTTGGTTTATTATAATACAGGCAACTCTCTTGTCACAACTGGTGGTACCATCCAATTGCAGACCGGTTACCGCATCACACTTTACAAGGTAGACAGCAAAACACTGGACCGTCTTCCTAATGCTCAGTTCAAAATTACACCTCCGGCAGGGGCAACCGCAGCCGAAGAAATTGTCACAACTGACCAAAATGGTGTAGCACAGTCCTCTGTCTATTCCGAAGAAGATGTAAAACTTGGCGCATTCACTATCACTGAAGTGACTGCACCAACAGGCTATGTGCTTGACTCCACCCCAATTAAGGTGACTGTCGGTTCAGAAGGCGTAATCAGAACAATCAGCAACGAGCGTAAAACAACAACGGCAGATATTGCTGCTACTAAAAAGCTGACTGGGCGGGACTTAAAAGCAGAAGAATTTGAATTCACACTGACTAATGCTGATACAGGTGAAGCCGTTGAAACGGTAAAAAACGATGCGGACGGCAATATCTCCTTCTCCAAGCTTACCTATGATACTGCTGGTGTTTACAACTACACCATTACAGAAGCAAATGCTGGCCAGACCATTGACCGTGTCACTTATGATGCAGAACCTATTAAAGTCACTGTCAATGTCGAAGCCGATGAGCAAGGCGATTTGAGCGCAACGGTGACCTATGCTGACAATGATACGTCTTTTGAAAATATCTATATACCGGAAACAACAACAACAACAACAACAACTACGACCACTACAACAGCAACAACAACTACTACTGCGCCTACAACGACCGAACCAGCAACAACGACAACATCTGCTACTACATCAGAAGCAAGTACCACAACGGAAGTAACGACAACTACTGAACCAACAACGACAGCGGCAGCCACCACTACATCAGAGGTAAGTACCACAACAACGGATGCCGCTACAACAACGGAAAAACCAGTAACCACTACAACCGCCGAACCGGTCACTACGACTGTGACTGAAGCAAGAACGACCGTTGTAACAGAGTCAACAGAATCTACTACTACTGAAGCAAGTAGTTCTGATCCAACATCTACTACTACAACGACTACGACCAGCACAAGCACAGCTGATCCAGCAACGACAACAGCTGATGGTAAACCAACCCCAACAACGACAGCAAATAAACCGAAGAAAAAACTTCCAAGCACTGGTGAAAGTACATCTGCGGGAGCAGTTATTCTTGGTTTCGCATTTCTGTCCATAAACGTTGTATCGATTTACTTCCGCCAATCTCATAAGCAATAG
- a CDS encoding CrcB family protein, which translates to MLNILGIGFACGAGALLRYALLSVNRDNFPWGTLLSNLLASFLMGYFSQNITDEISYLILSAGFLGGLGAYSALNYEFAVFFAKRIHALAYYSLTYCLGLLMVYVGMSV; encoded by the coding sequence ATGCTTAACATTTTAGGAATTGGTTTTGCCTGCGGTGCAGGGGCGCTCCTTCGCTATGCTCTGTTGTCTGTTAATCGTGATAATTTTCCTTGGGGAACTCTGCTTAGTAATCTCTTAGCCTCCTTTTTAATGGGCTATTTTTCTCAGAATATTACTGATGAAATCTCCTACCTTATTCTATCTGCTGGTTTTTTAGGAGGGCTAGGAGCCTACTCGGCTTTGAACTATGAATTTGCTGTCTTTTTTGCTAAACGGATACACGCACTTGCTTATTATAGTTTAACCTATTGTTTGGGACTTCTTATGGTGTATGTCGGTATGTCTGTTTGA